CcaaataattattcaaaaacTTTAAAGTTTAGTGAAATGATATTGACACAGTCAATAGTTGGAAGCTTCGTTGTAAGGGCAATAAACATCAagatttattaacaaaatatttacATGTAAAGTCTTAATAGATAAAATTTTGCCAGGCCGCATGAACTTAGCTAAATTGAtagggacatcagcattttatatgcagaagTTGGATTTCGAACCccaaacactccacttattcatctttaaaatGTGGAATTTCAATCCACTAAactacctgacaaaaaaaattgccaACGAAAGtaacacaaaaaattatgaattcaaccaaataaatgAACTTCATGTTAGAATATTCAGCTTGCAATATTTCTAGGAAAACAATCACACCATTAACTATGTGTCCCACACTATATGACTTTGCTAGAGATTATCATACCCTTTTGTGAACTAATTGCTCGACGTCTTGCTTCAATTGAATCGAAAATgtactcttttatttttttggtacataaaaaaAGGTACTATTTTATATCAATTGCCTCACGCCTAAATACAAGAAAATAAGTTAGGGCAACGAAGTTTAtgtgtatttagtctaaaaggTAAAAATAATGCTAagaacacactcttttttattagttgaaatTTATGTGGGACTAATGAATTTTAACTAATACATAAGTGTGTGTTGGAATGTGTGCGTTAAAGAGTGTGTCACTAGTATTTCTCGAAATGTAATTATGTTTGATTAGCCTAATATTATTTCTAAGGATTTGTACTTGTATTGATGTCAGTAACTACCTTGTCTTTGTGAGCATATAGTAACTTAGTTGGTAGTGATATTGCATCTAATATGTATAGACCGGAGTTCGATCTCTGTACTCTcccttattcatcttaaaacaTGAAATGTAGTCGTTAGActaattgacaaaaataaaatcaccctttatatctaaatataatataaatatatcaaGAGTAGAGGGGAGACAAAATGTTTATAATAGCAAGAAAAGAACTAACTAAGAAGTACTAATTATGGTTTTAGATTACAGATGCAGTCACGAATGTTGTGTAGTTGTTGCGATTGTATGTAGGTATTACGGTTGTTACAACGCACAATACGTGTTGTGgcgtgaaataatttttaactttcacaagctatattattattaagtgGCACGACATGCTACTACACTGTTTACTCATAATAGTAATTTCAGTTTGCTTCTTTTCTCattttagaaaatagaaaagagAAACTTGAAACAATAAAAGTCAAACATGATATGGATATGACCTATGAAGTGATCACGGCATGGACTGACCAcaaccaaataattaattaattattcaaaAACTTAGAAGTTTAGCGAAGTGATATTCACGGTCAATTAGaccatccacaatggagcactctaactttgagtacttaaatgggtcccacattgacacatcactaatttattattttttaataatagtacctaataggtactcaccccctccaatggagcacttcttaaaaagttctaaaatgggtcccatcaataattccacatcattacaataacttattatttaattatatattttataatataaattgattgaatgataaaattaaaaaattagtatgtactattttttttttataattcgaaaaataattaaaattcaaaatttaatttaaaataatattgtcaaattttaagaattagataattaaaaaataatttaaaataacattacataattttaaaaacaattaattttgttgatcatcatgCCCAAAACGTTGCCAAATATGCTCGACAAGATCatgttgaagttgaaaatgagttCGTCTATCTTGAATTTGTGCTCTTCTTGACAAGTGTAGCCCATTATGGATAAATATCATCGGCTAAATAATACCCCATATTATATTAGGTTCTATTTATCGAATATTGCACCAACGTCTATATGGTtggcattaaatttttttagaggcatgccaattcaaaaattatgcttttgtgatgtacaaaaataaaattgtgtttttgtaccattaattcaaattgaatatagaaaataaagtgggctcatgaaaataatattttaatgaaaactaaggtgggtccaagaggagagagatggttcttattttagaagtagtacctaataggtactcaaatgggtggtactccaatggtagtacctaataagtaccataagtacctaataggtactacaccattggagatggtcttagatTCATTGTTAGTTTATAATATAACGAAGCTGTGTATCTAATAGGGGCTGGATGATGACACTATCTTTTTACATAATCAATGTCTAAAGTTAAATCTAAACTATAACAAGTAGaaactttaaaatttttagGGATAGTTTGCCGTTTATTTGAATCATACAGGACTTAAAATTTTAGTCTCTGCAATTACgcgttattattaattaataatataagggtgcgtttgatccgCTAAAAAAATAGGGGACTGAACctgacaacttttgttgtaccatgtttgatttgaaattgattATGGGACTGAACAAATTAGGCAGCAAGTGACAGGataaaaacaagattttttgtccctcacataaccacatgacaactttttgtccacagtacaactataaaaaaatacgaaaatacccattttattttcgaatatgaAAATATTATCGCCTTATATCACTCTggtacagttttgtcctgtcatgtattatcttgttttgtCATGTACTGTTATGTTCAGTTCTtgttgttttacgaatcaaacgcatcCTAAAAGAATAAAACAAAGTAATTGTCCCCCGTGAGCATAAAGGGACATCACATGTAATATGTATGACCAGAGATTGAACTCTGTTATTCTCATTTATTCACCCTAAAAGGTGAAACAATTTTCATGAATATAACCCGGTTGGGAGGACATTGTCATATTGGTAGGGCATTGACAtgtttattactccctccggtcttttttataagaaaaatgtcaattttttagattcactgaataactaatgtatttggtcgataatataaacaaaataccttagttattgaatgaatctgaaaagtaaaaaatttcttataaaaaagactagAGGGACTATTAATAATAGATTGAAACATAAAAAGTCTcgtaaaacaaaaatcaaactgTGCCAACAAAAGTCTTGTCTAACTCCCGCAAAAATCAATTTCCAATACATTCATATCTTATTTagctccttaaccagtgccACAGGGgtactagttagcattttccaaatgAATATGAAGTGACCGTGGCATAGACTTGGACAACAACcaaataattattcaaaaacTTTGAAGTTTGGTGAAATGATATTCACACAGTCAATAATCGGAAGCTTCATTGCAAGTGCAATAAACATCAacatttattaacaaaatattcaCGTTATGTAAAGTCTTGAAAATTTTGCCAACGAAAGTAACATCAAAATGATGAATATTCAACCAAATAAATGAATTTCATGTTAGAATATTCAGCTTGCATTTCTTAGGAAAACAATCACACCATGAATTATGTGTCCCACACTATGACTTTGCTTCCCTAGCTTTAACATTTGTGCCTTTTTATGATACATAAACTTCATTTTAACTAATTCCTAGTTGGATTCTAAGGTCAACATGTGTTTCACAACTCCTAAACCTTAAaacatgaatgatttttttcattatataaGAGATTAAAACATTAACATAAAAGACATATACTAAGAGACATAAGAGACATGGCAAATATTCAAAAGTCTATTGCTTCTGTCTTTTATATACTCCTACTACTTATATCTTTGCTTCCATTGAAAATCACTTCATCACTAAAAACAGAAGCAGAAGCTCTTGTCAAATGGAAAAACAATCTATCCCCTCCTCTTCCTTTTCCTTCTCCTCTCAATTCATGGTCACTCACCAACCATATCAACCTTTGCAATTGGGATGCTGTTGTTTGTGACAACACTAATGCAACTGTCTTAGAGATAAACTTGTCTAATGCCAATCTCAGTGGAACACTCACTGGCTTAGATTTTGCTTCTCTCCCAAACCTCACTCTCCTCAACCTCAATAACAACAGGTTTCATGGATCAATAACATCAACAATTGGCAACCTCTCGACGCTCACTTTCTTGGACTTGGGAAACAACTTATTTGAAGGCACACTCCCTTCCGACCTAGCCCAACTTAAGGAACTTCAACATGTTAGTTTTTACAACAACAATTTCAATGGTACGATTCCTTATCAGCTCACTAATCTCCCCAAGGTAAGTTACCTTGAACTTGGAGCAAACTTTTTTGTATCTTCCCTTGACTGGTCCCAATATTCAAACATGCCTTCCTTAAATTACCTTGGTTTGGAAGTAAATAAATTCACTGGTGACATTCCGAGTTTCATAGTTGAGTGCAAGAACTTAACATACCTTGACCTCTCTCAGAACAACTGGAATAGTAAAATACCTGAATCCATTTATGGTAATTTGAAAAGGCTAGAATATCTTAACCTCACCAACTGTGGACTAGAAGGAAAACTATCTTCCAACTTGTCTATGCTCTCAAATCTTAAAGATCTTCGTCTCGGTAATAACATGTTTAATGGTTCTATTCCAACAGAGATAAGATTGCTATCTAGGCTTCAATTCCTTGAACTGAACAACGTTTCAGCCCGTGGGGAAATTCCTTCTTCCATAGGTCAACTAAAGGAGCTAGTGCATCTTGATCTAAGTGCTAACTTTTTTAACTTTAGTGTCCCTTATGAGATTGGCCTATGCACAAATCTAACTTTCCTGAGCTTAGCTGGAAATAATCTAACAGGTTCTTTGCCTTTGTCATTAGCTAATTTGACCAAACTTTCAGAACTAGGATTATCAGAAAATTCATTCTCTGGTCAAATTTCAGCTTCATTGATCTCTAGTTGGACTGAGTTAACTTCTTTGCAAGtccaaaacaataaattaacaGGAACTGTTCCTCCACAGATTGGCCTGTTGAAAAAAATGATACGCCTTTTTCTctacaaaaatattttctcagGTCCTATTCCTCGAGAGATTGGAAACTTAAAGGCAATGACACAGTTAGACCTTTCAGCAAACCATTTTTCTGGTCCAATTCCAACAACCATTTGGAACCTCACAAACATAACAGTCATAAATCTTTTCTTCAACAACCTCTCTGGAAACATTCCAGCGGATATTGGAAACTTAACCTTATTGCAAATCTTTGATATCGACAATAATAACTTTGATGGAGAATTGCCACATACAATTTCTCATCTAACTTCCTTAATTCATTTTTCTGTGTTCACCAATAATTTTTCGGGTAGCATTCCTGGAGACTTTGGAAAGAACAGTCCTTCTTTAACTAATGTCTACCTTTCAAACAATAGTTTCTCAGGAGAACTTCCTTCTGACATGTGCAGTGGCCTCAATCTAGTTGTTTTGGCAGTAAATAACAATAGCTTTTCAGGGCCATTGCCAAACTCCTTGAGAAATTGTTCATCCTTAACAAGAGTTAGGCTTGATGATAACCAGTTCAGTGGAAACATGACAGAAGCATTTGGAGTTCATCCAAATCTTAATTTCATCTCACTTAGCAAAAATCGTCTCGATGGCCATCTCTCTTCGGATTGGGGTAAATGTATAAACTTAACTGAGATGGAAATGAGTGGAAACAAACTTTCAGGGAAAATTCCATCAGAGCTGAGTAAGCTGAGCAAATTAGAATTTCTTAGCCTGCACTCCAACGAATTCACCGGAAATATCCCACCAGAAATTGGAAATCTAAGCCTCCTCTACAAGTTGAACTTGAGCAGGAACCATTTTTCAGGAGAGATCCCAAAGAATATTGGAAGATTATCTAAGCTTAACTTTGTTGATTTATCTGATAACAACTTCAATGGAAGCATTCCAAAAGAGATCGGTAATTGTGATCAGTTGGTAAGTCTTAACTTAAGCCATAACAATCTATCTGGCACGGTGCCTTATGAGCTAGGCAATCTGTTCTACCTCCAATCCATGTTAGATCTCAGCAGCAACAATCTTTTGGGAGAAATTCCTCAAAATCTTCAAAAGTTAGCATCATTGGAGATCCTCAATGTCTCACACAACAATCTATCTGGAACAATCCCACAATCCTTTTCAAGTATGGGCAGCCTTCAATCTGTGGATTTTTCTTACAACCACTTATCAGGTTTGATCCCAACAGGCGgtgtttttcaaaaagaaaCTGCTGAAGCTTTTGCTGGGAATTCAGGTTTGTGTGGTGAGGTAAAAGGATTAACATGTGCCACAACATTGTCTAAAGAAAATTCTGGAGGGACCAACAAAAAGGTACTTATTGGTGTTACTACATCAGTTGGTGGAGTACTATTTATAGGGATGATTGGTTTTGGAATCCTACTATTTCAAAGAAAAGCCAAAAAACTTAGTGAAGAGTCCAAAAGCAATGAAGATAATGATCAATCTACTAGCATGGTATGGGGAAAAGATGCAAAATTCACATTTTCTGATCTGGTGAAAGCAACCAACGACTTCAATGAAAAGTACTGTATTGGAAAAGGAGGATTTGGAAGTGTTTATAAGGCAGAACTAGTTACAGGTCAAGTTGTTGCTGTGAAAAGATTCAATATGTCTGACTCTGATGACATTCCAAATGTGAATCATATGAGCTTCATGAATGAGATAAGAGCACTAACAGGAGTAAGACACCGGAATATAATAAAGCTCTTTGGTTTCTGTTCTACGAGGAGACAAATGTTCCTGGTTTATGAACATGTAGAAAGAGGAAGTTTGGGAAAATTGTTGTATGGAGGAGAAGGAAAATTGGAGATAAATTGGGGTACAAGGGTAGAAATTGTGCAAGGAATAGCACATGCAATTTCTCACCTTCATAGTGATTGCTCTCCACCAATTGTGCACAGAGATATAACATTGAATAATATACTACTGGATTCAAATTTAGTACCTCATCTTGCAGATTTCGGCACAGCAAAGCTTCTAAGCTCAAACAATTCAACCTGGTCCTCCGTTGCTGGATCTTACGGCTACATGGCTCCAGGTACACAATGCATTTAATGATTtacttatatataataaattatgaaattataagaaTTTTAGTCGTCACATATTTTATAGGAGTCAAATTCTGATTCATACATGAACATTACATATTTTTGTGTCCTACCGGCATATGTATTTGAGTACTGACTCTACAATTTAAAATTTCTAGATCTGTACTACGACTACATCAATAATATATTCACTAgtaacattttaattttgaattttgcaGAACTAGCACAAACTATGAGGGTGACTGAAAAGTGTGATGTGTATAGTTTTGGTGTGGTAGTGTTAGAGATATTGATGGGAAAACACCCTGGAGAATTCTTAGGTACCTTGTATTCAAACAAGTCTTTGACATTAATGGAAGTGCTTGTGAAGGATGTTGTAGACCAAAGGCTTCCACCTCCAACAGACAAATTAGGTGAAACAATAGTGTTCACAATGAGAGTAGCTTTGGCTTGTACGCGAGCTGCTCCTGAGTCTAGACCCACGATGCGATCTGTTGCACAAGAATTGTCAGCACCTACACAGGATTGTCTTTCTCTTCCATTTGGTATGATAACTGTAAGCAAGCTTACAGGATTCAAGAAATAGATCCACAAGAACTATTTGGAGGATTTTAATAGATTAGTCAGTATAATTAgtctaattaaatttataaattttaagaaTAATGTAATTTATGTAAACTTATCCTGatcaaattatataataaagaatgcacaacacaatatatattatatattcaaaGAAAAGATGTTACTTTGGACTCAAGCAATATACCAATGTGTAACTATCTATTAATCTACTGAGGCAATAGAACAAACACATAGAACTCACAAATAGAACAAAGACTAAGACAGATGAGAAATACCAtaaaatgaagatgaagataaaGAGTATGTAAAGAGATAAGTCCCACATCAACCTTGTGTAGAAAATTGAGAGGCGGATTCACTATAAATATTGCATATTGCATGTATGGATAGTTTTCATTACCATTATTAGACATGTTACTATCATCTTAACTGTCTCCGAATTTCAGCAATATAtgatagtattatttttttttgatgaaaaatatatgaTAGTATTTGTGATTTTAGATATAATTTCAATTCTTCGAAGAAAGTTTTCAGCTGCTTCTGAATTTAGTTACGGATTCAGAAgacttgaaaattttatttaaaggtttgagatttttaaaaaagttaaagtatagttttttttgtttaatggaaaatgctaaatagtatTTTCGGGGtattgattaattttattttttggttctaTTGTTTGTGCCAAATGTCTAGCGGTTTTGCTGCATAAGACAGACAGGTGAAGAAGCAAAACAACTATGGTACGTTTAGAGGAGAATCATATGTATGGGATGAAACATGACATTGAGAGTTTCTATGGTACTTTTATAGATTTAAATTAGATATTATTATTCCATGgtttattataaaaacattaaaaactccAAGAAAATAGTTGTtgtatatagttaaaaaaaaaaaaaaaagggtcttAGCGATACTGTATTTGGGCCAGAAAGGGGGAGGTTGTGACCCGACTCGACCCGACCCTACCCGACCCGGTCCATGAGTGTTGAGTCTTTCTTTTCTTGACACTCTTTTGTTTTCTCGTCTACTCTACTGAATTTGATTTTCCCCTAAATTGTGCTTGTGGTTTATCGGCGGCATCGAGGGTGGGTTTGTTTCTTCTAAAGGTAAGGAAGAAACTACTTCTGATAAGggtttataaattttgttttgaataattattaATGGCATGTTTTGATTCTCATCATCAATGGTTCCTTTCCTATGACTATGACTATGACTGTAGAGAGAAACAACTACCACACAATGTCTGTGCTTTTTAACATGATCCCCTGTTCTTACAAGCGATTCAACGTTTCCACTTGGTAATAATTTCTATTGTTtgtgtttttccatttttcgtGTTTGTTTTAATCTTACATTTCAACACACACACAACTAGTGACTTGTTCTTTTTTCCTGTCTTTCACAccaacaacaaaattgaaacaTGTCTATATATCTTCTTCTTACATTTCAGCGAGACTTTGCTGCAAAAGATACCTGTAGATGCCCAGTCACTCATTCAAAGAAAGGAAATTCATGTAAAAGAAATTGAAGAGGACATCTCTAAAACACTCCAAAATCCCGAAAAGTCGCAAATGCGTATTGCTCACACTGTGGTATACCCATCTCATCTTTTTTCTATTAATTTAAACCCAATGTCATGTCTGTCTTAGGTAGGATTCAACACACAACTAAACTAACCAGTAACTTTATGCTGCAGGAGGTATTGAATCTTATCGACGAGAATAACATGATTAATCTTCTAAAGTATATTATATACTTTTGTGAAGTAGTTGATCGTCATCTTCCTTTCCTTGAATCCCAAAGGTAAGTAAACAAGTCAAAATTCTCTTGTTTTTGGTCCTAACAAAATGCAAACCCATTTTACCTCATGTCTCAATGTTTTTCCAGTGATGTTCCCCCTGACATGAAGGAAATCATAGCTAGTTTATGCTATATTGCATCAAGGTACGGTGAACTTCCAGATTTGGGTAAGCTTCTCTCacaattttcaagaaaatacggGACAGAATTCATAACTAATGCTGCCAAGCTCAAGCCAGACTGCGGCGTTAAGGAGCAGGTTATGTCAATGTTCTTAATGCTCTTTATTTATGCTTTTGTTTTTACCGGATAAAACATcttatacatacatacatacactTTCAATTGCAGATAATAGAGTGGTTGTCAGTTCCCAAACCACCTGCCCAGGAACGAAACAGACTACTAAAAGAAATTGCTGACCAGTTCAATATAGTTTGGCATGAAGACATGGTGGCTTCTGATGTTGAGGAACAAAACAAACTTCCAGAAAAAATTGCTCATAATCAGTTCAGTACAGTTGGGATGAAAGACTCAATGTCACATGTAAGTATTACTAATTAAATGTTGGAGTGTCTTTGCAAATGTTTTTAATATTAAAGTTGAATTATTGCCTTCTTCAATTACAAAAATTATGATAAAGGATCGTTACTATTTACTCAATTAAGTATTTGTTTGGTTCTGtcatgacaaaaatatattttgaatgaattgatttTGTTAAATTGATTTTACTTAAAACTGAGTTGAATATAAAGTGGTTTATATTTGGACACATTTACGTataagtgagttgaacaataatatttttgtaaaaatccTGTTTAGACTCGAGCTATAAATCTTAGCTTCAagttagaatcaattctagACGCAATCAATTCTACTTGAGTGACAACAAAACATAATCAATTTTAAACTTCAGAGTCAATTCTAGCTGTTACAAATGTGGAACCAAACATAGACTTTGTaaaccttatttatttattttggcaaTCTTTGGTCATGTATGCTTGATTTATATCTTCAGTTGCACGTTTTATTTGTATGGTTATGCATTTCTCCATATAATGTCTTTGCAGGACAACATGCAAGGTACGCTATGGGAGAACTTCTGATTTTCTGCCCTGTTTGATAAAAATTGGGTTTTCGTAAGGGTTTGCGAGTTTCAGAGCACGGTTTTCTTTTGAGCAATAGATAgatcatgtttttctttttgttgcatGTTTTAATTCTCATCATCATTGTTCCTTTCCTATGATGTAGATAGAAACTACCACATGATGTCGGTGCTTTATAACATGATCCCCTGTTCTTACAAGCGATTCAATGTTTCCACGTGGTAATGACTTCATATGTATTTCACCTTCTTCTCTGTATGAAATATGTGACATTTTAAgtgtatatattttcaaatttctaaTGTTTGTTTACTTTTCACCGTCTATATTCTTTTTACCAAAAACATAATTgaaatgttatttattatttctctATATATCTTACATTTCAGCGAGACTTTGCTGAAAAAGATAGCTGTAGATGCCCAGTCACTCATTGAAAGAAAGGAAATTCATGTAAAAGAAATTGAAGAGGACATCTCTAAAACACTCCAAAATCCGGAAAAGTCGGAAATGCGTATTGCTCACACTGTGGTATACCCATCTACTCTATTGTTGCATCTTTTTTCTATTTAAACCCAATGTCTTAGGATTCAACACACGAGTCTTTTTTTTGTAGTAGTAACTTTTGTAGTAGTAACttgttcttttttatatatatgcagGAGGTATTGAATCTTATCGACGAGAATAACATGATTAATCTTCTAAAGTATATTATATACTTTTGTGAAGTAGTTGATCGTCATCTTCCTTTCCTTGAATCCAAAAGGCAAGTGAATTTCACTTAATATTCAAAGTAAACAACTTGCTgctattgatatatatatatatagtgtaaTTATTAgaacgtgttttttttttttagagcaAAGGAACGTGTTATTTATCAATATATTGAGACATTTTCTCCCTTatttgttgttgtatgtaaaatATTCCCCATTTCCATGCATAACTCCTTAAACAAGTCAAAATtatgttaataaaatttttacTGTTTTGGTTGtaacaaaagtacaaaaaagCAAAGCCATTTTACAACAATTTGTACCTGAAGTCTCAATGTTTTTCAGTGAAGTTCCCCCCGACATGAAGGAAATCATAGCTAGTTTATGCTATATTGGATCAAGGTACGGTGAACTTCCAGATTTCAATAAGCTTCTGTCacaattttcaagaaaatacggGTCAGAATTCATAACTAATGCTGCCAAGCTCAAGCCAGACTGTGGCGTTAAGGAGCAGGTTATGTgaatgtttttaatgctctttATTTAAGCTTTTGTTTTTTGCGGATAAAACATCTTATACATACACTTTCAATTGCAGATAATAGAGTGGTTGGCAGTTCCCAAACCACCTGCCCAGGAACGAAACAGACTACTAAAAGAAATTGCTGATCAGTTCAATATAGATTGGCATGAAGACATGGCGGCTTCTGATGTTGAGGACCGAAACAAAGTTCCAGAAACAATTGCTGATAATCAGTTCAGTATAGTTGGGATGCAAGAATCATTGTCACATGTAAGTGTTACTAATTCAATGTTGGAGTGTCTTTGCAAATGTTTTTATCTATAATAAAGTTGAATTATTaactttttcaattaaaaataaaattgattttgaatgaattgatttCAATTAAAAGTGAGTAAATGGTTTATATTTGGATACATTTAcataaaagtgagttgaacaataaatttcaaatgtgtaaaaatcacatttagaCTCAAAAGCTACAAACCCTAACTTCAAGTCAgaataaattacaaaatcaattctacttgaGGGCAACAaaacatgtcaaaattagtTTTTACACCTTCAAAAgcaatgtaaattttttttttttgcaatttttggtCATGTATGCTTTGATTGATATCTTCCATtgcactttttatttttatggttatgcattttttctgtataatgtcttTGCAGGACAACATTAAAACTGTGAAAACATGATGGAGATTGTGCCGAGTGCGAAGTATTGTTGATTCgtgttaagaatatagatagttagCCTTTCCATTAGTTTGTTAGAGTTGGTTAGTTGGTTAATACGCAAAATTGCTCTATATAAGAGTCACCAATGTACTATTTTGATTATCTTTTATCAAAATGAAATCTTACGATTTCTATTCTGTTTCAAGCTTTCTAAGCTCTAAGTCTAACCGAGAATCTTCTCTATCTATCTGACTTAACAAGACTATTTGTAATTGATACTTAATGCTTATTAATGCTTAGTTCATGTAGTTTTCTAGAGTTTTGTTGTTGCTTCCTCTGACTATTGAAGTTTATGCTTAGTTTCACATGTT
This genomic interval from Trifolium pratense cultivar HEN17-A07 linkage group LG6, ARS_RC_1.1, whole genome shotgun sequence contains the following:
- the LOC123889254 gene encoding uncharacterized protein LOC123889254; this encodes MSVLFNMIPCSYKRFNVSTCETLLQKIPVDAQSLIQRKEIHVKEIEEDISKTLQNPEKSQMRIAHTVEVLNLIDENNMINLLKYIIYFCEVVDRHLPFLESQSDVPPDMKEIIASLCYIASRYGELPDLGKLLSQFSRKYGTEFITNAAKLKPDCGVKEQIIEWLSVPKPPAQERNRLLKEIADQFNIVWHEDMVASDVEEQNKLPEKIAHNQFSTVGMKDSMSHDNMQDRNYHMMSVLYNMIPCSYKRFNVSTCETLLKKIAVDAQSLIERKEIHVKEIEEDISKTLQNPEKSEMRIAHTVEVLNLIDENNMINLLKYIIYFCEVVDRHLPFLESKSEVPPDMKEIIASLCYIGSRYGELPDFNKLLSQFSRKYGSEFITNAAKLKPDCGVKEQIIEWLAVPKPPAQERNRLLKEIADQFNIDWHEDMAASDVEDRNKVPETIADNQFSIVGMQESLSHDNIKTVKT
- the LOC123889253 gene encoding MDIS1-interacting receptor like kinase 2-like gives rise to the protein MANIQKSIASVFYILLLLISLLPLKITSSLKTEAEALVKWKNNLSPPLPFPSPLNSWSLTNHINLCNWDAVVCDNTNATVLEINLSNANLSGTLTGLDFASLPNLTLLNLNNNRFHGSITSTIGNLSTLTFLDLGNNLFEGTLPSDLAQLKELQHVSFYNNNFNGTIPYQLTNLPKVSYLELGANFFVSSLDWSQYSNMPSLNYLGLEVNKFTGDIPSFIVECKNLTYLDLSQNNWNSKIPESIYGNLKRLEYLNLTNCGLEGKLSSNLSMLSNLKDLRLGNNMFNGSIPTEIRLLSRLQFLELNNVSARGEIPSSIGQLKELVHLDLSANFFNFSVPYEIGLCTNLTFLSLAGNNLTGSLPLSLANLTKLSELGLSENSFSGQISASLISSWTELTSLQVQNNKLTGTVPPQIGLLKKMIRLFLYKNIFSGPIPREIGNLKAMTQLDLSANHFSGPIPTTIWNLTNITVINLFFNNLSGNIPADIGNLTLLQIFDIDNNNFDGELPHTISHLTSLIHFSVFTNNFSGSIPGDFGKNSPSLTNVYLSNNSFSGELPSDMCSGLNLVVLAVNNNSFSGPLPNSLRNCSSLTRVRLDDNQFSGNMTEAFGVHPNLNFISLSKNRLDGHLSSDWGKCINLTEMEMSGNKLSGKIPSELSKLSKLEFLSLHSNEFTGNIPPEIGNLSLLYKLNLSRNHFSGEIPKNIGRLSKLNFVDLSDNNFNGSIPKEIGNCDQLVSLNLSHNNLSGTVPYELGNLFYLQSMLDLSSNNLLGEIPQNLQKLASLEILNVSHNNLSGTIPQSFSSMGSLQSVDFSYNHLSGLIPTGGVFQKETAEAFAGNSGLCGEVKGLTCATTLSKENSGGTNKKVLIGVTTSVGGVLFIGMIGFGILLFQRKAKKLSEESKSNEDNDQSTSMVWGKDAKFTFSDLVKATNDFNEKYCIGKGGFGSVYKAELVTGQVVAVKRFNMSDSDDIPNVNHMSFMNEIRALTGVRHRNIIKLFGFCSTRRQMFLVYEHVERGSLGKLLYGGEGKLEINWGTRVEIVQGIAHAISHLHSDCSPPIVHRDITLNNILLDSNLVPHLADFGTAKLLSSNNSTWSSVAGSYGYMAPELAQTMRVTEKCDVYSFGVVVLEILMGKHPGEFLGTLYSNKSLTLMEVLVKDVVDQRLPPPTDKLGETIVFTMRVALACTRAAPESRPTMRSVAQELSAPTQDCLSLPFGMITVSKLTGFKK